The proteins below are encoded in one region of Rhizobium sp. 9140:
- the aroB gene encoding 3-dehydroquinate synthase — translation MSETPTVRKIHVPLGERAYDILIGPGLIGSAAQEIAARLTGRRMAVVTDENVAPLYLKPLMDSLAQAGIEAVSAILPAGEKTKSFEHLIPVCETILGARIERNDAVIALGGGVIGDLTGFAAGIARRGSRFIQIPTSLLAQVDSSVGGKTGINSPHGKNLIGVFHQPDLVLADTDVLDTLSPREFRAGYAEVAKYGLIDKPDFFAWLEANWQAVFAGGAARIEAIALSCQAKADVVVADERENGRRALLNLGHTFGHALEAATAYDGTRLVHGEGVAIGMVLAHAFSARMNLASPDVTARVEAHLRTVGLPTRMSEIPGQLPPPEVLMDAIAQDKKVKGGKLTFILTRGLGEAFVADDVPTSAVLSFLAENHPDRAA, via the coding sequence ATGAGCGAAACCCCGACCGTGCGCAAGATCCATGTTCCGCTCGGCGAACGTGCCTATGACATCCTGATCGGGCCCGGACTGATCGGCTCGGCCGCGCAGGAGATTGCGGCGCGGCTGACCGGGCGACGGATGGCGGTGGTGACGGACGAGAACGTCGCGCCGCTCTATCTCAAGCCGTTGATGGACAGCCTGGCGCAGGCAGGGATCGAGGCGGTGTCGGCCATTCTTCCTGCGGGGGAGAAGACAAAGAGCTTCGAGCACCTCATTCCCGTCTGCGAGACGATCCTCGGCGCGCGCATCGAGCGCAACGATGCGGTCATCGCGCTCGGTGGTGGCGTCATCGGCGACCTTACGGGGTTTGCTGCCGGCATCGCCCGGCGGGGCTCCCGCTTCATCCAGATCCCGACCTCGCTTCTCGCGCAGGTCGACAGTTCCGTCGGTGGCAAGACCGGCATCAACTCGCCGCATGGCAAGAACCTGATCGGCGTCTTTCACCAGCCGGATCTGGTGCTCGCCGATACCGACGTGCTCGACACGCTGTCGCCGCGCGAATTTCGCGCCGGCTATGCCGAAGTCGCGAAATACGGCCTGATCGACAAGCCGGACTTCTTCGCCTGGCTGGAGGCCAACTGGCAGGCGGTCTTTGCCGGCGGTGCGGCGCGCATCGAGGCGATTGCACTGAGTTGCCAGGCGAAGGCCGATGTGGTCGTGGCCGACGAACGCGAGAACGGCCGCCGGGCGCTGCTCAATCTCGGCCATACCTTCGGCCACGCGCTGGAAGCCGCCACCGCCTATGACGGTACCCGTCTCGTGCATGGCGAGGGTGTGGCGATCGGCATGGTGCTCGCGCACGCGTTTTCCGCCCGGATGAACCTTGCCAGCCCCGACGTCACGGCCCGGGTGGAGGCGCATCTGCGCACTGTCGGCCTGCCGACGCGGATGAGCGAGATCCCCGGGCAGCTGCCGCCGCCGGAGGTTCTGATGGATGCCATCGCGCAGGACAAGAAGGTGAAGGGCGGCAAGCTCACCTTCATCCTCACCCGCGGCCTTGGCGAAGCCTTCGTCGCCGACGACGTGCCGACCTCGGCCGTGCTGTCGTTCCTTGCCGAAAACCATCCCGATCGCGCGGCATGA
- a CDS encoding shikimate kinase: MSDVVEPVSETLVKRARAVLGRRNLVFVGLMGAGKSAIGRLTAQALSLPFVDSDHEIERVSRMTVAELFAAYGETEFRALETRVIKRLLQSGARIVSTGGGAYINPQTRRNIQKSGVSVWLNAELDVLWDRVNKREGRPLLKTDNPKGTLEKLMIERYPIYAEADVSVLSRDVKKERIVEEVLEAIAAIPPKK; this comes from the coding sequence ATGAGCGACGTGGTCGAGCCGGTTTCGGAAACGCTGGTCAAGCGGGCGAGAGCCGTGCTCGGCCGGCGCAACCTCGTCTTCGTCGGGCTGATGGGCGCCGGCAAGTCGGCCATCGGGCGCCTGACGGCGCAGGCGCTGTCGCTGCCTTTCGTCGATTCGGATCACGAAATCGAGCGCGTCTCGCGCATGACCGTCGCCGAACTCTTTGCCGCCTATGGCGAAACGGAGTTCCGGGCGCTGGAAACGCGGGTGATTAAGCGGCTGCTGCAGTCGGGTGCCCGGATCGTCTCCACCGGCGGCGGTGCGTACATCAACCCGCAGACGCGCCGGAACATTCAGAAAAGCGGCGTTTCCGTGTGGCTGAACGCCGAACTCGACGTCCTGTGGGACCGTGTCAACAAGCGCGAGGGACGACCTCTCCTGAAGACCGACAATCCCAAGGGTACGCTCGAAAAGCTGATGATCGAGCGATATCCGATCTATGCCGAGGCGGATGTGAGCGTGCTCTCGCGCGACGTCAAGAAGGAGCGCATCGTGGAAGAGGTGCTGGAAGCCATCGCCGCCATCCCTCCGAAAAAATAG
- the xerD gene encoding site-specific tyrosine recombinase XerD: MMDLSSAHLESFLEMMSVERGAAVNTLSSYQRDLEDILSFLKARGVKATEAGPDDFRAYFADFAAQGFKASSQARRLSALRQFYKFLYAEGIRTDDPTGVLDAPKKGRPLPKTMSVDDVTRLITQAEAESMAEPGLDKLRMAALIELLYATGMRVSELVSLPASVLARDGRFLIVRGKGNKERMVPLSRSAIASLQRYGARMQAETAAKGGEDSPWLFPSNSESGYLPRQVFARDLKGLAGRAGVRVASISPHVLRHAFASHLLANGADLRAVQELLGHSDISTTQIYTHVLEERLHDLVQNHHPLAKQAKKQD; this comes from the coding sequence ATAATGGATCTGTCGTCCGCCCACCTCGAGTCCTTCCTGGAGATGATGAGCGTCGAGCGCGGCGCGGCCGTCAACACGCTCTCCTCCTACCAGCGCGATCTCGAAGACATCCTGTCTTTTCTGAAAGCGCGCGGCGTGAAGGCGACCGAAGCCGGGCCGGACGATTTTCGTGCCTATTTCGCCGACTTCGCCGCGCAGGGCTTCAAGGCGTCCTCGCAGGCCCGCCGCCTGTCGGCGCTCCGCCAGTTCTACAAATTCCTCTATGCCGAGGGGATCCGCACCGACGACCCGACCGGCGTGCTGGATGCGCCGAAGAAGGGCCGCCCGCTGCCCAAGACCATGAGCGTCGACGATGTGACGCGCCTCATCACCCAGGCCGAAGCAGAGTCGATGGCCGAGCCGGGTCTCGACAAGCTGCGCATGGCCGCCCTGATCGAGCTTCTCTACGCGACCGGCATGCGCGTCAGCGAACTCGTCTCCCTCCCCGCTTCGGTGCTCGCCCGCGATGGCCGCTTCCTCATCGTGCGCGGCAAGGGCAACAAGGAGCGCATGGTACCCTTGTCGCGCAGCGCCATCGCGAGCCTCCAGCGCTATGGCGCGCGGATGCAGGCGGAAACGGCGGCAAAGGGCGGGGAAGACAGCCCCTGGCTCTTTCCCTCCAACTCGGAATCCGGCTATCTCCCCCGTCAGGTCTTTGCGCGCGACCTGAAGGGCCTGGCCGGACGGGCCGGCGTCCGCGTCGCCTCGATTTCGCCGCATGTGCTGCGTCATGCCTTCGCCAGCCACCTCCTGGCCAATGGCGCGGATCTTCGCGCCGTGCAGGAACTGCTCGGCCATTCGGACATTTCGACCACACAAATCTACACGCATGTGCTGGAGGAAAGGCTGCACGACCTTGTGCAAAACCATCACCCTCTTGCCAAACAGGCCAAAAAACAGGATTAG
- a CDS encoding HlyC/CorC family transporter → MTMEALTAILIAHGPAVLAILLMIALAAFLSGAETALTAVSRTRLHTLDVQGEARAGVVDRLIERRDRVIGALLLGSNLARVLATSVATGLFLSGFGAPGVAYATIAMTILLVVLADVLPRSWANAGPERFAIGVARPVRLVVAVVGPLSSLVNAMVRAIMKAFGFNLSHEAPMLTAHEELRGAVDFLHREGAVVKADRDRVSGVLDLDELEVSDIMVHRMAMRALNADDPPAVNVKAVLDSPYTRMPVWRGSADNIIGVLHAKDLLRALAEPDVQPDTVDIVRIAQKPWYVPDATNLANQLSAFLRRKSHFAIVVDEYGEVRGLVTLEDILEEIVGDIADEHDPDVRGVYPQADGSLVVDGGVPIRDLNRALDWSLPDGEATTIAGLVIHESRTIPDERQAFTFYGKRFIVMKRVKNRITKLRIRPAENTAPT, encoded by the coding sequence ATGACCATGGAGGCGCTGACGGCCATCCTCATCGCGCACGGGCCGGCCGTGCTGGCGATCCTCCTGATGATCGCGCTCGCAGCTTTCCTCTCGGGCGCGGAAACGGCGCTCACGGCGGTGTCGCGCACGCGCCTGCACACGCTCGACGTTCAGGGCGAGGCGCGCGCCGGCGTGGTCGATCGGCTCATCGAGCGGCGCGACCGGGTCATCGGCGCGCTGCTGCTCGGTAGCAATCTGGCGCGCGTTCTCGCGACCTCGGTCGCCACGGGCCTGTTTCTCTCAGGCTTCGGCGCGCCGGGCGTTGCCTATGCGACCATCGCGATGACGATCCTGCTCGTGGTGCTGGCCGACGTGCTGCCGCGCAGCTGGGCGAATGCGGGGCCGGAGCGCTTCGCGATCGGCGTCGCTCGGCCGGTGCGGCTGGTCGTGGCGGTCGTCGGGCCGCTGTCGAGCCTCGTGAATGCCATGGTGCGGGCCATCATGAAGGCGTTCGGCTTCAACCTTTCGCATGAGGCGCCGATGCTGACGGCGCATGAAGAGCTGCGCGGGGCCGTCGATTTTCTTCATCGGGAAGGCGCGGTCGTCAAGGCGGACCGCGACCGCGTCAGCGGCGTGCTCGATCTCGACGAGCTTGAAGTGTCCGACATCATGGTGCACCGGATGGCGATGCGGGCGCTGAATGCGGATGACCCGCCGGCCGTCAACGTAAAAGCCGTGCTGGACAGCCCCTATACGCGCATGCCGGTGTGGCGCGGCTCGGCCGACAACATCATCGGTGTGCTCCACGCGAAGGATCTTCTGCGGGCTCTGGCGGAGCCGGATGTCCAGCCGGACACGGTCGATATCGTCAGAATCGCGCAGAAACCCTGGTACGTGCCGGATGCGACGAACCTTGCAAACCAGCTCAGCGCCTTCCTGCGCCGCAAGAGCCATTTCGCCATCGTCGTCGACGAATATGGCGAGGTGCGCGGGCTGGTAACGCTGGAAGATATTCTGGAGGAGATCGTCGGGGATATCGCCGACGAGCACGATCCCGATGTCCGCGGCGTCTATCCTCAGGCGGACGGGTCACTCGTGGTGGATGGCGGGGTGCCGATCCGCGACCTGAACCGGGCGCTCGACTGGTCGCTGCCGGACGGCGAGGCGACGACCATTGCCGGTCTCGTGATCCATGAGTCCCGAACGATACCGGACGAACGGCAGGCATTTACCTTCTACGGCAAGCGCTTCATCGTCATGAAGCGCGTCAAGAACCGCATCACCAAACTGCGCATCCGCCCGGCCGAGAATACCGCCCCTACCTGA
- a CDS encoding BolA family protein, protein MSLEQRITTRLTEAFKPSRLAVINESHLHAGHHADFNGTGETHMRVRIVADAFTGMSRIARHRAINDLLKSELDAGLHALAVEPAAPGEETRW, encoded by the coding sequence ATGTCGTTAGAGCAACGGATCACCACAAGGCTCACCGAGGCCTTCAAGCCTTCCCGGCTTGCCGTGATCAACGAAAGCCACCTCCATGCCGGCCACCACGCCGATTTCAACGGCACCGGCGAGACCCACATGCGCGTACGCATCGTCGCGGATGCCTTTACCGGCATGTCCCGCATCGCCCGCCACCGGGCGATCAACGATCTCCTGAAGTCGGAACTCGACGCCGGCCTCCACGCCCTTGCCGTCGAGCCCGCGGCTCCCGGCGAAGAGACGCGCTGGTAG